A genomic region of Streptomyces rimosus contains the following coding sequences:
- a CDS encoding sirohydrochlorin chelatase: MASFPPVLIAAAHGSREARAQRETGRLPAEIRALRPALRVESAFFDFHGPTVDEAVAALRGTPAIVVPLLLGAGFHFTVDLPALLGPARAAKPLAPHPLLTEALTYRLEEAEARAGSPADAVVLAAAGSRRPGGNDGCYAVARHLSRALYVRRGEPVPVRPALLCAGREEDRSLARTAQDLRAEGRTRIAVVPYLMAPGRFSDYLDAEAERTGCMCTARPLGAQAAMARLVLARFDACARLTTAGNPADAGVVRWGVPGVSDKAGCR; the protein is encoded by the coding sequence ATGGCGTCCTTTCCCCCGGTCCTGATCGCCGCTGCGCACGGCAGCCGTGAGGCCCGAGCGCAAAGGGAAACGGGCCGGTTGCCGGCGGAAATCCGCGCGCTGCGTCCCGCGCTCCGGGTGGAAAGCGCGTTCTTCGATTTTCACGGGCCCACGGTCGACGAAGCCGTTGCCGCGCTGAGGGGAACACCGGCGATTGTGGTGCCTTTGCTGCTGGGCGCGGGCTTTCATTTCACCGTGGACCTGCCCGCTCTGCTCGGGCCCGCCCGCGCCGCGAAACCGCTGGCTCCGCACCCGCTGCTGACCGAAGCGCTGACGTACCGTCTTGAGGAGGCCGAGGCGCGTGCCGGATCTCCGGCGGACGCCGTGGTGCTGGCTGCCGCGGGCTCGCGCCGGCCCGGCGGAAATGACGGCTGCTACGCCGTCGCCCGGCACCTGAGCAGGGCGTTGTACGTCCGGCGGGGCGAACCCGTTCCGGTACGGCCTGCCCTGCTGTGCGCCGGTCGCGAGGAGGACCGGTCGCTGGCCCGTACGGCACAGGATCTGCGCGCCGAGGGCCGTACCCGTATCGCGGTCGTCCCCTACCTGATGGCTCCGGGGCGCTTCTCCGACTATCTGGACGCGGAGGCCGAGCGTACGGGCTGCATGTGCACGGCGCGCCCGCTCGGTGCCCAGGCTGCCATGGCCCGCCTCGTTCTCGCACGCTTCGACGCGTGCGCCCGGCTCACCACGGCGGGGAATCCGGCAGATGCCGGAGTGGTCCGATGGGGCGTACCAGGCGTGTCGGACAAAGCCGGGTGTCGTTGA
- the nirB gene encoding nitrite reductase large subunit NirB, whose product MVSSTDRPTLVLVGHGMVGQRLLEELAVRDALAGPDSTEGPGGADGPDAPGDGRRWRVVILAEEERRAYDRVHLSSLFTGTTPEDLDLADPDFLERHDITLRLGDPATAIDAATRTVTTRRGAAWHYDALVLATGSYAFVPPVPGRDAPGCFVYRTVEDVRAIQEAARGARTAAVIGGGLLGLEAVGALRSLGLETSVVEAAPRLMPGQVDRGGSDVLAHTIEAMGVHVHTDAAITEVWTGADGRVRGLSLSDGGSVQADLIVFSVGVRPRDELARIAGLDVADRGGVVIDAQCRTSVPEIYALGECARAADGNVYGLVAPGYRMAEVLADTLTGAENGFTGADTSTKLKLLGADVASFGDPFAPDAGGSVLWADSGSGVYKKLVLGPDGKLMGGILVGDADAYGTLRPFVGAQLPGPAASFLLPADGSGPVDTTAVLPDDAVICSCNGVTKKALREAVRGGAHDLAAVKKCTGAGTQCGGCVGAVTSIMEAQLAAEGIEAGPGGLCPDFTQTRRELYEIIRVTGIDSFTRLAKEYGVPGPDGKPPHGCAVCRPTVASLLATLGPELGLHHILDGEQAALQDTNDLFLANLQKDGTYSVVPRLPAGEISPEHLIVLGEIAREFGLYTKLTGGQRIDLFGATVDQLPDIWRRLVDAGLESGHAYGKSLRTAKSCAGSRWCRFGQRDSVGMAVELELRYRGLRSPHKLKLAASGCIRECAEAQSKDVGVIATAKGWNLYVGGNGGTKPRHADLLAQDLSDTQLIRTIDRFLMFYIRTAERLERTAAWLERIDGGIDHIRNVVLHDSLGLAEELETQMQRHVDAYRDEWRAVLEDPAKLRRFTSAYPAPAGPAAPGHVQVRTHDGDWRSVCLLDELEPGRGIPVRVGDEPDPIALFRSPDGELFAVSDTDPVSRADVISRGIYGAVDGTPVVTSPMYKQRFDLRTGACLDDESQRLDVRGVRVL is encoded by the coding sequence ATGGTGTCATCCACCGACCGGCCCACTCTCGTTCTCGTCGGCCACGGCATGGTCGGCCAGCGGCTGCTGGAGGAGCTGGCCGTACGGGACGCGCTCGCCGGGCCGGACAGTACGGAAGGCCCCGGCGGAGCCGACGGCCCGGACGCTCCCGGGGACGGTCGGCGGTGGCGCGTGGTGATCCTCGCCGAGGAGGAGCGACGCGCCTACGACCGCGTACACCTGTCCTCGCTGTTCACCGGGACCACCCCGGAGGACCTGGACCTCGCCGACCCCGACTTCCTCGAACGCCACGACATCACCCTGCGTCTCGGCGACCCCGCCACCGCCATCGACGCCGCCACCCGCACGGTGACCACGCGCCGCGGTGCGGCCTGGCACTACGACGCGCTGGTGCTGGCCACCGGCTCCTACGCCTTCGTCCCGCCGGTCCCCGGACGGGACGCGCCCGGCTGCTTCGTCTACCGCACGGTCGAGGACGTCCGGGCCATCCAGGAAGCGGCACGCGGCGCCCGCACCGCGGCCGTCATCGGCGGCGGACTGCTGGGCCTGGAGGCGGTCGGTGCCCTGCGCTCGCTCGGCCTGGAGACCAGCGTGGTCGAGGCCGCGCCCCGGCTGATGCCCGGCCAGGTGGACCGAGGCGGCTCCGATGTCCTGGCCCACACCATCGAGGCGATGGGCGTCCATGTGCACACGGACGCGGCGATCACCGAGGTGTGGACCGGCGCCGACGGCCGCGTGCGCGGTCTGTCGCTGTCGGACGGCGGCAGCGTGCAGGCCGACCTGATCGTCTTCTCCGTGGGCGTACGGCCCCGCGACGAACTCGCCAGGATTGCGGGCCTGGATGTCGCCGACCGCGGCGGCGTCGTGATCGACGCCCAGTGCCGCACCTCCGTACCGGAGATCTACGCGCTCGGCGAGTGCGCCCGCGCCGCCGACGGCAACGTCTACGGCCTGGTCGCCCCCGGCTACCGGATGGCGGAAGTCCTGGCGGACACCCTCACCGGCGCGGAGAACGGCTTCACCGGCGCCGACACCTCCACCAAGCTGAAACTGCTGGGCGCGGACGTTGCCTCCTTCGGCGATCCCTTCGCCCCGGACGCCGGCGGCTCGGTGCTGTGGGCCGACTCCGGCTCCGGCGTCTACAAGAAGCTGGTGCTCGGCCCGGACGGCAAGCTGATGGGCGGCATCCTGGTCGGTGACGCGGACGCGTACGGCACCCTGCGCCCTTTCGTGGGCGCCCAGCTGCCCGGCCCGGCCGCCTCCTTCCTGCTGCCCGCCGACGGATCGGGCCCGGTGGACACCACGGCGGTGCTGCCCGACGACGCGGTGATCTGCTCCTGTAACGGCGTCACGAAGAAAGCCCTGCGCGAGGCGGTACGCGGCGGCGCGCACGACCTGGCCGCGGTGAAGAAGTGCACCGGCGCCGGCACCCAGTGCGGCGGCTGCGTCGGCGCCGTCACCTCCATCATGGAAGCGCAGCTGGCGGCCGAGGGGATCGAGGCGGGACCGGGCGGACTGTGCCCGGACTTCACGCAGACCCGCCGCGAGCTGTACGAGATCATCCGCGTGACCGGCATCGACAGCTTCACGCGCCTGGCGAAGGAGTACGGCGTACCCGGTCCGGACGGCAAGCCGCCGCACGGCTGCGCGGTCTGCCGCCCCACCGTCGCCTCGCTCCTGGCCACCCTCGGCCCCGAACTCGGCCTGCACCACATCCTCGACGGCGAACAGGCCGCCCTCCAGGACACCAACGACCTCTTCCTCGCCAACCTCCAAAAGGACGGCACCTACTCCGTGGTGCCCCGCCTGCCCGCCGGAGAGATCAGCCCCGAGCACCTCATCGTGCTCGGCGAAATCGCCCGCGAATTCGGCCTGTACACCAAACTCACCGGCGGCCAGCGCATCGACCTGTTCGGCGCCACCGTGGACCAGCTGCCGGACATCTGGCGCAGGCTGGTCGACGCCGGCCTCGAATCGGGCCACGCGTACGGCAAATCCCTGCGCACCGCGAAATCCTGCGCCGGCTCCCGCTGGTGCCGCTTCGGACAGCGCGACTCCGTCGGCATGGCCGTGGAACTGGAACTGCGCTACCGCGGACTGCGCTCCCCGCACAAACTCAAGCTGGCGGCCTCTGGCTGCATCCGCGAATGCGCCGAGGCCCAGAGCAAGGACGTCGGCGTCATCGCCACCGCGAAGGGCTGGAACCTGTACGTGGGCGGCAACGGCGGCACCAAGCCCCGCCACGCCGACCTCCTCGCCCAGGACCTGAGCGACACGCAACTGATCCGCACCATCGACCGCTTCCTGATGTTCTACATCCGCACCGCGGAACGCCTGGAACGCACCGCGGCCTGGCTGGAGCGCATCGACGGCGGAATCGACCACATACGAAACGTCGTCCTGCACGACAGCCTCGGCCTGGCCGAAGAACTGGAAACCCAGATGCAGCGCCACGTCGACGCCTACCGCGACGAATGGCGGGCCGTCCTGGAAGACCCGGCCAAACTCCGCCGCTTCACCAGCGCCTACCCCGCCCCCGCAGGCCCGGCCGCCCCCGGCCACGTCCAGGTCCGTACGCACGACGGCGACTGGCGGTCCGTCTGCCTCCTGGACGAACTCGAACCCGGCCGCGGCATACCGGTCCGCGTCGGCGACGAACCGGACCCGATCGCCCTCTTCCGCTCCCCGGACGGCGAACTCTTCGCCGTCTCGGACACCGACCCCGTCTCCCGGGCTGACGTCATCTCCCGCGGCATCTACGGCGCGGTCGACGGCACCCCGGTCGTCACCTCACCCATGTACAAGCAACGCTTTGACCTGCGCACGGGCGCCTGCCTGGACGACGAGAGCCAGCGGCTTGATGTGCGGGGGGTGCGGGTGCTGTGA
- a CDS encoding hemopexin repeat-containing protein — translation MAEQTASPGSFYRRIDAVVRAKGNDPITWVLKDNSYVRYDMKENHGFDGYPKLIEGNWPGLVDSFGRGIDAALNRRDQPQVVYLFKDSQYVRYDLDSDKVEPGYPLSIAEAWKGLPPDFQLGIDAAVNHQSDPNVSWFFKDDLYIRYDVPNDKLLGGPTPILRGWRGLPENFQRGIDAAVNSVLDTDKVYLFKDDQYVRYDLVSDRTDSGYPLPIEGNWNFFR, via the coding sequence GTGGCAGAGCAGACCGCTTCCCCCGGTTCCTTCTACCGGCGTATCGACGCCGTGGTGCGGGCCAAGGGCAACGACCCCATCACCTGGGTGCTCAAGGACAACTCCTACGTGCGCTACGACATGAAGGAGAACCACGGCTTCGACGGGTATCCGAAGCTGATCGAGGGCAACTGGCCCGGCCTGGTCGACTCCTTCGGGCGCGGCATCGACGCCGCGCTCAACCGCCGGGACCAGCCGCAGGTCGTGTACCTCTTCAAGGACAGCCAGTACGTCCGCTACGACCTGGACTCCGACAAGGTGGAGCCGGGCTACCCGCTCAGCATCGCGGAGGCGTGGAAGGGGCTGCCGCCGGACTTCCAGCTCGGCATCGACGCGGCGGTCAACCACCAGAGCGACCCGAACGTCAGCTGGTTCTTCAAGGACGACCTGTACATCCGCTACGACGTCCCCAACGACAAGCTCCTCGGCGGGCCGACGCCCATCCTGCGCGGCTGGCGCGGGCTGCCGGAGAACTTCCAGCGGGGGATCGACGCGGCCGTCAACTCGGTGCTCGACACGGACAAGGTGTACCTGTTCAAGGACGACCAGTACGTCCGGTACGACCTGGTCAGCGACAGGACCGACAGCGGCTACCCGCTGCCGATCGAGGGGAACTGGAACTTCTTCAGGTGA